From a region of the Sander lucioperca isolate FBNREF2018 chromosome 8, SLUC_FBN_1.2, whole genome shotgun sequence genome:
- the LOC116050674 gene encoding gamma-crystallin M3-like isoform X1 translates to MGKVPVQSGIGPTTKMGKIIFYEDKNFQGRSYETSSDCAELTSYLSRCNSCRVESGCFMVYERPNFMGHQMLARRGEYPDNQRLMGMTMSDCIRSSRMIPTHRGPFRMRIYERENFRGQMNELTDDCDNIQDRFRMSDCQSAHVMDGHWLMYEQPQYRGRMLYLRPGEYRSMRDMGMGPMDMRIGSMRRIMDSC, encoded by the exons ATGGGCAAAGTACCAGTGCAATCAGGGATAGGACCGACCACCAAAATGGGCAAA ATCATCTTCTATGAGGACAAGAACTTCCAGGGTCGCTCCTATGAGACCAGCAGCGACTGTGCCGAGCTGACCTCCTACCTGAGCCGCTGCAACTCCTGCAGGGTGGAGAGCGGCTGCTTCATGGTCTACGAACGTCCAAACTTCATGGGCCACCAGATGCTGGCGAGGAGGGGAGAGTACCCCGACAACCAGCGCCTGATGGGTATGACCATGAGTGACTGCATCCGTTCCAGCCGCATGATCCCCACG CACAGAGGTCCATTTAGGATGAGGATCTACGAGAGGGAGAACTTCAGAGGCCAGATGAATGAGCTGACGGATGACTGCGACAACATCCAGGATCGTTTCCGCATGTCCGACTGCCAGTCTGCCCACGTGATGGACGGCCACTGGCTGATGTATGAGCAGCCCCAATACAGAGGCAGGATGCTGTACCTGAGGCCCGGAGAGTACAGGAGCATGAGAGACATGGGAATGGGTCCCATGGACATGAGGATCGGATCCATGCGACGTATCATGGACTCCTGTTAA
- the LOC116050674 gene encoding gamma-crystallin M3-like isoform X2: MGKIIFYEDKNFQGRSYETSSDCAELTSYLSRCNSCRVESGCFMVYERPNFMGHQMLARRGEYPDNQRLMGMTMSDCIRSSRMIPTHRGPFRMRIYERENFRGQMNELTDDCDNIQDRFRMSDCQSAHVMDGHWLMYEQPQYRGRMLYLRPGEYRSMRDMGMGPMDMRIGSMRRIMDSC, encoded by the exons ATGGGCAAA ATCATCTTCTATGAGGACAAGAACTTCCAGGGTCGCTCCTATGAGACCAGCAGCGACTGTGCCGAGCTGACCTCCTACCTGAGCCGCTGCAACTCCTGCAGGGTGGAGAGCGGCTGCTTCATGGTCTACGAACGTCCAAACTTCATGGGCCACCAGATGCTGGCGAGGAGGGGAGAGTACCCCGACAACCAGCGCCTGATGGGTATGACCATGAGTGACTGCATCCGTTCCAGCCGCATGATCCCCACG CACAGAGGTCCATTTAGGATGAGGATCTACGAGAGGGAGAACTTCAGAGGCCAGATGAATGAGCTGACGGATGACTGCGACAACATCCAGGATCGTTTCCGCATGTCCGACTGCCAGTCTGCCCACGTGATGGACGGCCACTGGCTGATGTATGAGCAGCCCCAATACAGAGGCAGGATGCTGTACCTGAGGCCCGGAGAGTACAGGAGCATGAGAGACATGGGAATGGGTCCCATGGACATGAGGATCGGATCCATGCGACGTATCATGGACTCCTGTTAA